The DNA segment ATTCCGCCTTTCCCAATTTTTCATCCTAATAAGTACCGAGAGTCGGTATCTCGTATCTATGACATGCAGCTCGACACCTTGCTGGTGGCGCATGGGGGACAAGTTAATTTGAGTGAGCAAGCGTTTGAACATCTGTTGATGAGTGCGCCAAGAAGGCCCGTGACACACTGGCGAGTGACCAAAATCAAACTCAAAGGTTTGCTAAAATCTGTTTGGCGGTTTGGGTTTAAAGATAAAAAAAATCGCCATAAATAATTAAGGCCAGTCTCAAAGACTGGCCTTAATTAATACGTGTTGTTGACTCACTATTTGAGCTGTGGAGCAGTTCAATTAGTGAGAAATTAGAAATTCGCCCGCAGGGTCAACAATCACTTTGTCACTCATGCCTTGACGACCAAGCAGCATCATATAAGTCATATCTTGACGGTTACTTAGCGTGATATCGATAGGCCATTCCTGACCACCAATTTTTAGCATGGTTTCAATCACACAACGGTGTTCAACTTCGCCGTTCGATGATTTGATTCTTTTACTCGTTTTCAGCTTCGCCTTGCAGCGTACTGTCTCTTCTAGGTGGTAAACGTCTGGGTGAAGATCGAACTCAACGAAGTTTTCACCATCTGTTTTTACACATAGTAGATTGTCTACGTGTAGAGAAGAGGTTTGAGCCCCTGTATCAACACGCGTATGTAGTCCAGTTATCCCTAACTCTGGTAAGCAAAGTGCTTCTGTATTCCCTATGATCATTTTATTGTTCATGTTTTTTCCAATCATGAGTAAACGGCGTTTAATCAGCCTTTGCCACGAGTACGGTTAGCGTTTGGTTTTGCATTTTTCTCGATAAATCCGAAAATCATGTCTGCTACATCTTTACCTGTCGCTTTCTCGATACCTTCTAGGCCTGGAGAAGAGTTCACTTCCATTACAACAGGGCCATTCTTAGATTGTAGAATATCGACACCACATAGGTTTAACCCCATGATTTTAGCTGCATTGATCGCTGTAGCGCGCTCTTCTTTGGTTAGTTTAACCAATTGAGCTGTACCGCCACGGTGCAGGTTAGAGCGGAATTCACCCTCACCAGCTTGGCGTTTCATTGCTGCAATAACCTTGTTACCCACAACAAAACAACGAATGTCTGCGCCATTAGCTTCTTCAATGAACTCTTGAACCAAGATGTTCGCTTTTAGGCCCATGAATGCTTCGATAACGCTTTCAGCTGCTTTGTTTGTTTCTGCTAGAACAACACCGATACCTTGAGTACCTTCAAGAAGCTTGATAACCAGTGGCGCACCACCTACGTTTTTGATCAAGTCTTGAATTTTGTCTGGGCGGCTAGCGAAACCTGTTTTTGGTAAGCCAATACCTTTACGAGACAACAGCTGTAGTGAGCGCAGTTTGTCGCGAGAACGACTGATTGCTACTGACTCATTGATACAAAAAGTGCCCATCATTTCGAATTGGCGAACAACCGCAGTGCCGTAAAAGGTAATGGAAGCGCCAATACGTGGAATAACAGCATCGTATTGAGGTAGCTCTTCACCCATGTAGCGAATCTTCGGATTGTTACTCGCGATATCTATATCACAGTGCAGCGTGTCGATAACATCGACCTGGTGACCACGAGCTTCTCCAGCCGCTTTTAAGCGAGAAGTAGAGTATAGGTTTTCGTTGCGAGAAAGAATTGCGATACGCATGGCGTTTCCTTAGTTAATACCTGATTGGTAACTGCAAATAAATTAGTTGTTAGCTGAGCTTTCAGTTTTTCTGAGGCTCCTTGCTTGCTTCGGGGCGAACCTTAAGGCTTTTCGTTTAACTAAGAAAACGAATTAAATTTGTCGAGTCGACAACAGAAATTTATCGTATGTGTGAGTGATTGGTACAGCAGGGTTTAGAAGATGTTTTGAATGGAAAAGCGAGTTGAGACCTAACTCATATTGGGGGTAGGAGCATATTAGGTAGTACTCAACTCGCGTTAACTCGGTGCTTAAAAGTGTACTAATAACGCCAGTTACATAGCTCTATAAGTGTTCGTAGTGCTTCTCTTTCGAGCTTGCTACAGGTGCTTTTTAGCTTATTAAGATAGTATTTTCTCATGATGATTACTTCTCTTGTATTAGGCTTTGGTGGGAGCTCAAAGTTCCTTGTTGACCCATTAATTATGGTTACTTAATAGGAAGTAATAAACAGATGGGTTTTTACTAAGTTGTTCCTGTTTTTGTCTTTTATCGCTACTTTTTGACTGATGTGTTTTATAATGGGCTTAATCAGGAAGGGTTGTTTCTAAAAAGGTTCATTATTTGTCTGATCTAAACATGATGCGTTACTACACAAGGCTGGATTCGTTTGAGCCTAATCTTTCACACTCGGTGACCTTAACCGAGGTCGCAGACAAGCTGTTCACCAGTTTACGCCATGCACGAACTTTGTTAGGCAAGATGCATCAGGCTGAATGGGTAATTTGGGAGCCAAAAGTCGGTAGGAATCAACGTTCAAATTTGACTTTGCGCTTTAGTAATCAACAGCTGACTCAACACGTTGCCGGTAAACTGATAGAGCAGGGTAAGTACGAAAAAGCGCTCTCACTTTTAGATAATGACCGCGCAGTATTTGGCTCTCTTCTCCAAGAAACCTCTGGCGCGACGATGCGTGAAGGGCTGCTGCACGTTCAATTGACCTATAAGCGTAAGTTTGAAGACCTGTTCCCACATCATATTCACCGCAGTAGCGAACGCTTTTTGATCAGGCAAGTGTTCAGTTGCTTAGTCACTTGTAATGGTAAGGGCGAGTTGAAGCCTGAACTGGCACACCATTGGGAATATGATGCTGAAAAATTGGTTTGGACTTTCTATTTGCGCCCCGGCCTAACCTTTCACGATGGGCAACCCGTCGATGCCAAGCAACTCGTTTCGTTGTTTTCAGCCTTGCAAACCTTACCTTTTTATCAGACAGAGCTAGCCCATGTTGCTTCGGTTTACAGTGAGCAGCCATTGAGGGTCAGCTTTCAACTAACCAAAGCAGATACTGGTTTTGCTGGTTTACTTGCTGGCGTTAAGTATTCGATTCAACCCGCAGCGCAAGTAACTCGTGAGCCATCGCCATTAAACTCGGTGTCACATGCTGTTATTGGAACCGGCCCATTTAAAGTGGTTGAGACCAATAATGAACGGATCAAGCTCGCGGCATTTGAGCTCTATTATGGTTGTCGGTCTTTAACCGATGAGGTGACCATCTGGCAGTTTGAAGAATCGATGACAGGCAGTGCTCGATTCGATGACAGCCAAATGCAAGTCTCGTCTTATGAAGATTCTTCTTGTTTCCATCAGCTAGGGAAAAGCGATACGGAGCTTGTTTCAGCAGACACAGACGGCCTTCGTAGCCGAGTCGAGGATGGGTGCTTGTTTATCCTGTTCAATCAGAATTCAGCGGTAACTCCGCTTAATAATGAGCAGCGAAAATACCTTTCAGAACTGACCAACCCACAAGCGATTTTATCTCAGTTGGAAAAAAATAAGGGTTTGTTCAGTGTCTCTTTAGCTCAAAACATACTACCAAGCTGGCAGAAGTTGTATCGAACGCCTTCGAAAGAAGCGCAATTGCCGAAAAAGATGAGTATTGCGGTTTACGACTATTATGCGTTGTATCGATGTGCGATTTGCGTATCCGACATACTCAAACGATATGGTGTGGAAGTTGAGGTGAACACCTACAGTTTTCGAGAATTGGCGCAGCTCTCTCAGAGTGGCAAATTAAAAGAGGACTTGGTGCTGTGTAACTTGAATCTCGATGACAATGCCCCGTCTTCGCTGTTTTCGTGGATGATGAATGATCCTGTTTTGCACTCTGCTTTGGGAGAGGTGAACAGTGATTGGCTCAAGCAGCGCTTGGATAGTCATAAAGCATCCGTTGAACTGCCTAATTACTTGGCAGAGTTGGAGCCCGTTGCATCCACGTTGATTTCTGATTATTGGTTAGTGCCTATGTTCCATCACCTACAAACAGTTCGTTTCCAAGGTATTTTGAAAAACGTGGCCATCACAAACTGGGGATGGCCAGATTTCAAGAATGTATGGTCTGCCGATTAGCTTTAAGTTTTGCTGAAAAATTCAGGTCACTAGTTTTTCTAGGACGACTCAAATTTTGAGATCAGCATTTGAACTGAGAAACCAGATTCGTTAAATGCATCGCTTTGGTGCGTAAGTGCTGACACTCCTGAGCCGTTTTCTCAATCATGTTATCGCTCTCTCTGGCTATTTCAGAAATGCCTGAGATGTGCGGTGATATCTCGTTGATCACATTGGATTGTTGCCCTGTCGCAGAGGCAATCTGCATGTTCATAGCATTCATCTCATCGACGCTATGAGAAATGCTCGATAGCTGTTGCTCTGAATTGGAAGCCTCTACTCGGCAGTTAGTTCCTAATGTGGTGCTCGTTTCTATCGCTGCCACGGCTTGTTGCGTGCGTTGTTGAAGTTGCTCGATGATACCGCGTATCTCTTCAGTTGATGCTTGGCTTCGTGAGGCGAGTGTTCTTACTTCATCTGCAACCACCGCAAACCCTCGGCCTTGCTCACCAGCTCGAGCGGCTTCGATTGCCGCATTCAATGCTAACAAGTTCGTTTGTTCAGAAACACCGCTGATTACATCCAGCACAGTGTCGATAGAGTTAGCATCTTGAGCGAGTTGATTAACGATGGCCGTGGTGTCGTCGAGTTGTTGGTTCATGTGTTCGATACTTTCTGAGGTGACTGTGACCGATTTTTGGCCGATGTTTATTGCACCTGAAGCTCTGCTCGCACTATCGGCAGCACCGTTAGCATTTTGGGCTATTTCGTCAGAGCTGGCTCCCATCTCGTGAATGGCTGTGGCGACTTGTTCTATTTGGCTAGTTTGTTGTTTGATGTCTTGTTCCATCGATTGAGCCATTCGATCCACGCTCTGAATGGATTCTGATATTTGCTGACCTGTATTCGACACGTCTTTAAGCAGGTCGCTAAGGTATTGAACAAATTGGTTATATCCTTTCGCAATCTGGCCTATTTCATCATGACGGGAGTCATCCAAGCGAAGCGTCAGATCGCCACCGCCTTTTCCTATCTGCTGCAATAGTTCTGCAACTTCAACGAAAGGCAGCAACAGTTTGTTGGTCGCCCACGCTGCGATTGGCGTATAGATTGCAGCGATGAGTAAAGCCATAAAGATAATGGTTTGACTGAAGCCGTTTAATTCACTTAATACTTCTTGCTTGGGGATCTGAGTAATCAGAGTCCAACCAATACCCGGCATCGCTTTGGAGCCTAGAATTTGAGGCTTCCCGTCAACAACACCCTCATGAACAATGGTTTGCTGACTACCGAGTAGCAGGCTACTTTCAATCCCGACAGAGTTCAGTGACTGACCAATTAAGTTTTTGTCAGGGTGAACCTTGATGGTCCCTTGTTTATCGACTAGAAAAACAATACCGCTTTTACCCACACTGTAGTTGCTGATCAATTGGGTAATACTTTCCAAGGTCAAGCCGATGCCAGTTACACCGATACGCTCGCCGTTTCGAGTAACCACATAGTTGACAAATAGCGCTGGGATTCCAGTGCCGGCATCAATATCTAAAGAGAGCTCAAACGCTTTATCTGACTGGATGAAACGGTAGAACCATTGGTCACTTTGTTCGTTGGCTGAGATAGTTTTCAGAACGCCATTGTGTGTGTAGTAAGTACTTGCTCCGTTTGATACGTAATAGGCACTGATGGCATTGAATTCGTTTTTTACCGACTCAAGGTAGGCGCGGAGGTTTTTCTCTGAGAGTGAGGCTTGTTTCATCAGAGGAGACAGCGTCATCATTTTTGATGCAAGAATAGGGGTTTCTAACTTAAGGTTGATTTCATTACTCACCTCGCCAAGCGAAGCAGGTAGCTCTCGTTCAAAGGTTCTATCAATTAAAATGGCTCGGCTCGATTGAAATGAATAAATCCCCATCACG comes from the Vibrio splendidus genome and includes:
- a CDS encoding ATP-dependent zinc protease family protein; this encodes MNNKMIIGNTEALCLPELGITGLHTRVDTGAQTSSLHVDNLLCVKTDGENFVEFDLHPDVYHLEETVRCKAKLKTSKRIKSSNGEVEHRCVIETMLKIGGQEWPIDITLSNRQDMTYMMLLGRQGMSDKVIVDPAGEFLISH
- the rimK gene encoding 30S ribosomal protein S6--L-glutamate ligase; translation: MRIAILSRNENLYSTSRLKAAGEARGHQVDVIDTLHCDIDIASNNPKIRYMGEELPQYDAVIPRIGASITFYGTAVVRQFEMMGTFCINESVAISRSRDKLRSLQLLSRKGIGLPKTGFASRPDKIQDLIKNVGGAPLVIKLLEGTQGIGVVLAETNKAAESVIEAFMGLKANILVQEFIEEANGADIRCFVVGNKVIAAMKRQAGEGEFRSNLHRGGTAQLVKLTKEERATAINAAKIMGLNLCGVDILQSKNGPVVMEVNSSPGLEGIEKATGKDVADMIFGFIEKNAKPNANRTRGKG
- a CDS encoding SgrR family transcriptional regulator, with the translated sequence MSDLNMMRYYTRLDSFEPNLSHSVTLTEVADKLFTSLRHARTLLGKMHQAEWVIWEPKVGRNQRSNLTLRFSNQQLTQHVAGKLIEQGKYEKALSLLDNDRAVFGSLLQETSGATMREGLLHVQLTYKRKFEDLFPHHIHRSSERFLIRQVFSCLVTCNGKGELKPELAHHWEYDAEKLVWTFYLRPGLTFHDGQPVDAKQLVSLFSALQTLPFYQTELAHVASVYSEQPLRVSFQLTKADTGFAGLLAGVKYSIQPAAQVTREPSPLNSVSHAVIGTGPFKVVETNNERIKLAAFELYYGCRSLTDEVTIWQFEESMTGSARFDDSQMQVSSYEDSSCFHQLGKSDTELVSADTDGLRSRVEDGCLFILFNQNSAVTPLNNEQRKYLSELTNPQAILSQLEKNKGLFSVSLAQNILPSWQKLYRTPSKEAQLPKKMSIAVYDYYALYRCAICVSDILKRYGVEVEVNTYSFRELAQLSQSGKLKEDLVLCNLNLDDNAPSSLFSWMMNDPVLHSALGEVNSDWLKQRLDSHKASVELPNYLAELEPVASTLISDYWLVPMFHHLQTVRFQGILKNVAITNWGWPDFKNVWSAD
- a CDS encoding methyl-accepting chemotaxis protein, translated to MQFTIRTKAILATIIAALAIISVMGIYSFQSSRAILIDRTFERELPASLGEVSNEINLKLETPILASKMMTLSPLMKQASLSEKNLRAYLESVKNEFNAISAYYVSNGASTYYTHNGVLKTISANEQSDQWFYRFIQSDKAFELSLDIDAGTGIPALFVNYVVTRNGERIGVTGIGLTLESITQLISNYSVGKSGIVFLVDKQGTIKVHPDKNLIGQSLNSVGIESSLLLGSQQTIVHEGVVDGKPQILGSKAMPGIGWTLITQIPKQEVLSELNGFSQTIIFMALLIAAIYTPIAAWATNKLLLPFVEVAELLQQIGKGGGDLTLRLDDSRHDEIGQIAKGYNQFVQYLSDLLKDVSNTGQQISESIQSVDRMAQSMEQDIKQQTSQIEQVATAIHEMGASSDEIAQNANGAADSASRASGAINIGQKSVTVTSESIEHMNQQLDDTTAIVNQLAQDANSIDTVLDVISGVSEQTNLLALNAAIEAARAGEQGRGFAVVADEVRTLASRSQASTEEIRGIIEQLQQRTQQAVAAIETSTTLGTNCRVEASNSEQQLSSISHSVDEMNAMNMQIASATGQQSNVINEISPHISGISEIARESDNMIEKTAQECQHLRTKAMHLTNLVSQFKC